Sequence from the Candidatus Accumulibacter similis genome:
TGCCGCCTGGAAACTCCCAGTAGCCGGCGTAGGGTTTTCCCGGCGGGCGCTGCGCGAGGAGAAACTCGGGCGCTGCCGGATCGCCGCGCAGGAGGACGGCTGCCGCGACTTCGATGATGCCGCTCACGGCACTGGCTCCGGGCCATGCCGGGCGCCGGCGCTCACGCGCGCTGCCGCCCGCGCTGGCGCGAGCCGGCGCTGCGGGCCGGCTGCGTCCCGGCCGGGGCGTGCCGCTGGCGGCCCGCCCAGTCCCTGGCGAACTGCCAGGCGACGCGGCCGCTGCGCGAACCGCGTTCGACCGCCCAGTTGAGCGCCGCGCGTTCGCTGCCGGCGATCTCCTCCGGCCGGCAGCCGAAGGAACTCAGCCAGTGGGCGACGATGTCGAGGTAAGCCTCCTGGTCGAAGGGGTAGAACGAGATCCAGAGGCCGAAGCGCTCGGAGAGCGAGATCTTCTCCTCGATCGCCTCGCCGGGGTGGATCTCCTCGCCGACGCGCCGGCTTTCAAGGTTCTCGGCGAAGTACTCGGGCATCAGGTGACGGCGGTTCGAGGTCGCGTAGATCAGCACGTTCTCCGGTGCTGCCGCAAAGGAGCCGTCGAGCACCACCTTGAGCGCCTTGTAGCGTGCGTCCCCGGATTCGAACGAGAGGTCGTCGCAGAAGATGATGAACCGTTCCGGGCGGTCCTCGAGCAGTTCGACGATCTGCGGCAGGTCGGTCAGCTCGTCCTTCTCGACTTCGATGACGCGCAAGCCCTGTGGCGCGTACTCGTTGAGCAGCGCCTTGATCAGCGACGACTTGCCCGAGCCACGTGCGCCGGTGAGCAGGACGTTGTTGGCCGGCAGGCCGGCGATGAACTGGCGCGTGTTGCTGTCGAGGCGAGCCTTCTGGTCGTCGATGTCGCGCAGGTCGGTCAGGCGGATCTGCGGCAGGCGGCGGACCGGCTGCAGGTGGCCTGACCCGTTCGCACCGCGCCAACGGAAGGCATGCGCCGCGCTCCAGTCGGGATCCCCTGCCACCGCTGGCAGAAGCGGCTCGAGGCGATCGAGGAGGCGCTCGGCGCGGGCCAGAAAGGCGGCGAGCTGCACCAGGGAGTCACTCATTGAACAGTATACTGGGCGGGTTGCAGGAACCCGACACTCTAGCCAAATGATCCGCAAAAGCCAATCACGTTGCCTTCTCATCATCGTCCTCGCGCTTCTGCTCGCCGCTTGCGGCAGCACAGCCAAGCCACCGGCCAGCGGTGGCCCCGGCGCCGCTGCCTGTCCGCCCTGCCCGGACTGTCCGGCGGCAGCGCCGG
This genomic interval carries:
- a CDS encoding ATP-binding protein yields the protein MSDSLVQLAAFLARAERLLDRLEPLLPAVAGDPDWSAAHAFRWRGANGSGHLQPVRRLPQIRLTDLRDIDDQKARLDSNTRQFIAGLPANNVLLTGARGSGKSSLIKALLNEYAPQGLRVIEVEKDELTDLPQIVELLEDRPERFIIFCDDLSFESGDARYKALKVVLDGSFAAAPENVLIYATSNRRHLMPEYFAENLESRRVGEEIHPGEAIEEKISLSERFGLWISFYPFDQEAYLDIVAHWLSSFGCRPEEIAGSERAALNWAVERGSRSGRVAWQFARDWAGRQRHAPAGTQPARSAGSRQRGRQRA